In Clostridium sp., one DNA window encodes the following:
- the infB gene encoding translation initiation factor IF-2, with the protein MSKIRVYELAKELNITSKELIEILSEEFSVTVKNHMSVIEEEDAELIKEFFSEKDDKKEEELVEEKEEVKDKIPSVQKDSTKKSKSNRSKGKYKSKSQNNTQDDGDNKKNSGEDEEEKIIEIDDTITVKELSEKIGKSSTEVIKQLIFMGVMAAINQEIDFSTAEKLGEKFNVILMKKERDIDKEAVEQEEDDDNEENLDKKPPVVTVMGHVDHGKTSLLDAIRKSKVTTHEAGGITQHIGAYTVNINGEKITFLDTPGHEAFTAMRARGAQITDIVILVVAADDGIMPQTVEAINHCKAANVPIVVAINKIDRPGANPDRVKQELTEYGITPEDWGGDTICVPVSAHTKEGLDTLLEMVLLTAEVQELKANPNRNAKGAVIEAKLDKGRGPVATLLVQNGTLRVGDSIIVGTTYGRIRAMFDDKGKNIKSAGPSIPVEILGLSEVPSAGDRFHQVKDEKTARELADRRKQKVREEYLQSTHKVSLEDLYNQIKEGKVKELNIIVKADVQGSIEALRQSLQKLSTEEVKVRVIHGAVGAITETDVSLASASNAIIIGFNVRPDSNAEKAAEKEAVDIKTYRVIYTAIEDVKSAMLGMLEPDYKENVTGKAEVRQIYKISSIGTIAGCYVLDGKIVRNSNVRIIRDGIVIFESQLASLKRFKDDAKEVPQGFECGISVEKFNDIKEGDIIETYIIEEVKKKEL; encoded by the coding sequence TTGTCAAAGATAAGAGTTTATGAATTGGCTAAAGAATTAAATATTACAAGCAAGGAACTGATTGAAATTCTTTCTGAAGAATTTAGTGTAACTGTAAAAAATCATATGAGTGTTATAGAAGAAGAGGATGCGGAACTTATAAAGGAATTCTTTTCTGAGAAGGATGATAAAAAAGAAGAGGAGCTAGTAGAAGAGAAGGAGGAAGTAAAGGATAAAATTCCTTCAGTTCAAAAAGATTCTACCAAAAAGAGCAAATCTAACAGGTCAAAGGGAAAATACAAGAGTAAATCTCAAAATAATACACAGGATGATGGTGATAATAAAAAGAATTCTGGAGAAGATGAAGAAGAAAAGATAATAGAAATTGATGATACAATAACTGTAAAAGAATTATCAGAGAAGATCGGAAAGTCATCTACAGAAGTCATAAAACAGCTTATATTCATGGGTGTAATGGCAGCGATAAATCAGGAAATAGATTTTTCTACAGCAGAAAAATTAGGAGAAAAGTTCAATGTCATTTTAATGAAAAAAGAAAGGGATATTGACAAAGAAGCAGTGGAGCAGGAGGAAGACGATGACAATGAGGAAAATCTGGATAAAAAACCGCCTGTAGTAACGGTAATGGGTCATGTTGATCATGGTAAAACGTCGCTTTTGGATGCTATTAGGAAATCAAAGGTAACAACACATGAAGCCGGCGGAATAACTCAGCATATAGGTGCCTATACTGTAAATATAAATGGAGAGAAGATAACATTTTTGGATACTCCGGGCCACGAAGCTTTTACCGCCATGAGGGCAAGAGGAGCTCAAATCACCGATATAGTCATACTTGTAGTTGCTGCAGATGACGGTATAATGCCGCAGACTGTGGAGGCAATAAATCACTGTAAAGCTGCAAATGTACCTATAGTTGTAGCTATAAATAAAATAGACAGACCAGGAGCAAATCCTGACAGAGTAAAACAGGAACTTACCGAATATGGTATTACACCGGAAGACTGGGGTGGGGATACTATATGCGTTCCAGTTTCTGCACATACCAAAGAGGGGTTGGATACTCTCCTTGAAATGGTACTTTTGACAGCTGAAGTTCAGGAATTAAAAGCAAATCCAAATAGAAATGCCAAGGGAGCTGTAATCGAAGCAAAATTGGATAAGGGAAGAGGACCTGTTGCAACACTGCTTGTTCAAAATGGAACTCTGAGAGTTGGAGATTCGATAATAGTTGGAACTACTTATGGAAGAATAAGAGCTATGTTTGATGACAAAGGTAAAAATATTAAATCCGCAGGGCCGTCTATACCGGTTGAAATACTTGGATTATCAGAAGTACCCTCAGCTGGAGACAGATTCCATCAGGTAAAAGATGAAAAAACTGCAAGAGAACTGGCAGACAGAAGAAAACAGAAAGTAAGGGAGGAGTACCTTCAATCAACTCATAAAGTATCCCTCGAAGACTTATACAATCAGATAAAAGAAGGAAAAGTAAAGGAATTGAATATAATTGTAAAGGCCGATGTCCAAGGATCTATAGAGGCTTTGAGACAGTCACTACAGAAACTTTCAACTGAAGAAGTCAAGGTAAGAGTAATACATGGAGCCGTTGGAGCCATAACGGAAACTGATGTAAGCCTGGCGTCCGCATCAAATGCAATTATAATAGGATTTAATGTAAGGCCTGACAGTAATGCAGAAAAGGCTGCAGAGAAAGAAGCTGTGGATATAAAGACATATAGGGTAATTTATACGGCTATAGAAGATGTAAAATCCGCAATGCTTGGAATGCTTGAACCTGATTACAAAGAAAATGTAACCGGAAAAGCTGAAGTGCGACAGATATATAAAATATCCAGCATAGGAACCATTGCAGGATGTTACGTACTTGATGGAAAAATAGTCAGAAACAGCAATGTGAGAATAATAAGAGACGGTATAGTCATATTTGAATCACAGCTTGCATCTCTAAAAAGATTCAAGGATGATGCCAAAGAGGTTCCACAGGGATTTGAATGCGGAATTTCAGTGGAAAAGTTCAATGATATAAAAGAGGGAGATATAATAGAGACCTATATTATTGAAGAAGTGAAAAAGAAAGAACTTTAG
- a CDS encoding ribosomal L7Ae/L30e/S12e/Gadd45 family protein — protein MKYRMKDNFLQFLGIAKRAGKVLEGYNKCEQSIKKRNIRLIILSEDVSCNTLNKFLNYGNKYNIKIIKRYSEKELGCAVGQQTIKVIGITDKNISEKLIDIYKVQT, from the coding sequence ATGAAATACAGAATGAAAGATAATTTCTTACAATTTCTAGGTATTGCCAAGCGTGCAGGGAAGGTTCTGGAAGGATATAATAAATGTGAACAAAGCATAAAAAAACGTAATATACGTCTCATAATATTGTCTGAAGATGTTTCTTGCAACACTTTAAATAAATTTTTAAATTATGGCAATAAATATAATATAAAGATAATAAAAAGGTACTCTGAAAAGGAACTTGGATGCGCAGTGGGACAACAGACAATAAAGGTGATTGGCATTACGGATAAAAATATAAGTGAAAAACTTATAGATATTTATAAGGTACAAACTTGA
- the rnpM gene encoding RNase P modulator RnpM has protein sequence MKKKKIPQRMCLGCMEMKPKRELIRVVRNKEGEVFVDLTGKKNGRGAYICKDIMCLEKAFKNKRLQKNLEADIDNELYNKLKDEIQNER, from the coding sequence ATGAAAAAGAAAAAAATACCACAGAGAATGTGTCTTGGATGTATGGAAATGAAACCCAAAAGGGAACTCATAAGAGTTGTAAGAAATAAAGAAGGAGAGGTCTTTGTAGATCTTACCGGTAAGAAGAACGGCAGAGGAGCGTATATCTGCAAGGATATCATGTGCCTGGAGAAGGCATTTAAAAATAAGAGGCTCCAGAAAAATCTCGAAGCTGATATAGATAATGAACTTTATAATAAATTAAAGGATGAAATACAGAATGAAAGATAA
- the nusA gene encoding transcription termination factor NusA: MNQEFIEALKEIVKEKGISKDLLFTTIEDALVAAYKKNYVVRGSGNQSVKVTMDRENGEIHVYSQKTVVESPEDDINEISLEDAKSIDAKYELGDLVSIEVTPRKFGRVAAQAAKQVVVQRIKEEERRIIYNDFAEKEDDIITGVVIRKDKNNVLIDLGKTEAVLGPNEQMPGERYNYNDRIKLYIVEVKNTTKGAQIVISRTHPGLIKRLFELEVPEIFDGIVDIKSIAREAGSRTKIAVHSNDENVDPMGACVGPKGARVQSIVNELKNEKIDIIKWSKLPEEYISNALSPARVLDVQLDEDSKFAQIIVDDDQLSLAIGKEGQNVRLAAKLTGWKIDIKSKSQIKKLDESNGKIEESEDEGVENHIIK; encoded by the coding sequence ATGAATCAGGAATTTATAGAGGCCTTGAAAGAGATAGTAAAAGAAAAGGGAATAAGTAAAGATTTGCTGTTTACCACTATAGAAGATGCACTAGTAGCAGCTTACAAGAAAAATTATGTTGTGCGCGGTAGCGGAAATCAAAGTGTAAAAGTTACTATGGACAGAGAAAATGGAGAAATACATGTATATTCACAGAAAACAGTAGTGGAATCTCCGGAAGATGATATAAATGAAATATCACTTGAGGATGCGAAATCAATAGATGCAAAATATGAACTTGGTGATCTGGTAAGTATAGAAGTGACTCCCAGAAAATTTGGAAGAGTTGCCGCACAAGCTGCAAAACAGGTTGTAGTCCAGAGAATAAAAGAAGAAGAAAGACGGATAATATACAATGATTTTGCAGAAAAAGAAGATGACATAATAACAGGAGTAGTAATTAGAAAAGATAAAAACAATGTGCTTATAGATCTTGGAAAAACAGAAGCAGTACTTGGCCCTAATGAGCAGATGCCGGGTGAAAGGTATAATTATAACGATAGAATTAAACTGTATATAGTGGAGGTTAAAAATACTACAAAAGGTGCTCAAATTGTCATATCCAGGACTCATCCAGGACTCATAAAGAGATTGTTTGAGCTGGAGGTACCGGAAATATTCGATGGTATAGTGGATATAAAATCCATTGCAAGGGAAGCAGGTTCGAGGACAAAGATTGCTGTACATTCCAACGATGAAAATGTTGATCCCATGGGAGCTTGTGTAGGTCCTAAAGGAGCAAGAGTACAGAGCATAGTAAATGAACTCAAAAATGAAAAAATAGATATAATAAAGTGGAGCAAACTTCCAGAAGAGTATATATCAAATGCACTTAGTCCTGCCAGGGTTTTAGATGTGCAGCTGGATGAGGACAGTAAATTTGCACAAATTATAGTAGATGATGACCAGTTGTCTCTTGCAATAGGAAAGGAAGGGCAGAATGTAAGGTTGGCTGCAAAGCTTACAGGTTGGAAAATTGACATAAAGAGCAAATCGCAGATAAAGAAATTGGATGAAAGTAATGGTAAAATAGAAGAGAGTGAAGATGAAGGCGTAGAAAATCATATTATAAAGTAA
- the rimP gene encoding ribosome maturation factor RimP, with protein sequence MNNLINKLHKLIDPLVESLNYELYYLELVKEENENYLRIYIDKQDSNISLDDCEKVSRAVSSILDEKDPISFSYYLEVSSPGIERKLYTDEHFKRYIGNMVRVNIAGLLNGKKEYEGELLDFNSEELKLKTEFQSIDIPRNKISDVSLKVNF encoded by the coding sequence ATGAATAACCTTATAAATAAACTTCATAAATTGATAGATCCTCTGGTAGAAAGTCTAAATTATGAATTGTATTATTTAGAACTGGTAAAGGAGGAAAACGAGAATTATTTGAGAATATATATAGATAAGCAGGATAGCAATATATCTCTGGATGACTGTGAAAAAGTGAGCAGGGCTGTAAGCAGTATTCTGGACGAGAAGGATCCAATAAGTTTTTCTTATTATCTTGAGGTATCTTCACCGGGAATAGAGAGAAAACTTTATACTGATGAACATTTCAAGAGGTATATAGGAAATATGGTAAGAGTCAATATAGCTGGACTGCTTAATGGAAAGAAAGAATATGAAGGAGAACTTCTTGATTTTAATTCTGAGGAATTGAAATTAAAAACTGAATTTCAGAGTATTGATATTCCGAGAAATAAAATTTCCGATGTTAGTTTAAAGGTCAATTTCTAA
- a CDS encoding PolC-type DNA polymerase III, with protein MRTDIKKILQQNIDCSTDGVLEDIKLQKVQYLKKSNKLNIIVKSVNELNDSIQSRIKQLVSKQLGCFQNIDLICCKDISNVSLKDICENYWMEVVNVVSSYVPVCRQFLAKSSRTVDDSSINLYNGNSFLCSFLQDKSVENKMKKIIKDIFGIDCSVHIVYDKTLSNENFLDESEDKEKDYIKYLMKNRKVVSAPESNSTQKEKKLKFQNEKNASKSANVIFGRNITISPVEIKSITEVQGVVAIQGTIFKKEIIETKMGRKIITFYITDYTSSITVKFFPRPRDADRIIEEIKEGLYCMVRGETVNDPYARELVIMAKDIVKSIKIKKQDDAEKKRVELHLHTQMSAMDAVSSASSLIERAASYGHKAIAITDHGVVQAYPEAMAAAQKNNIKVIYGVEAYLVDDGIPITINPGKRSLQDTYVVFDIETTGLSSINDRIIEIGAVKIKDGKVIDKFSEFVNPGIPIPMNIVELTSITDEMVEKADGIGKILPDFLEFVGDAVVVAHNASFDTGFIKKNCRDMNLEFNCPIMDTVALCRFLIPELKKFKLNIVAKHLGVSLENHHRAVDDAGATAQILLKCFKMLEDRNISDLETLNEEFLKNIDVKKQPTYHLIILVKNQVGLKNLYKLVSLSHLDYFFKRPRMPKSLIMKYRKGLIIGGACEAGQVYRMVLSGKSDAEMEDILKFYDYLEIQPIGNNKFMIQNGTVKDDDELIRINERICSLGEKYNIPVIATGDVHFMDKRDEVFRRIIMAGQGFSDADSQPPLYFRTTEEMLSEFTYLGEKKAMEVVVENTNMIADMIGDVKPIPDETFPPKIEGAEEQIKEMTLNKVHSIYGEKLPDIVQKRLDKELNSIINNGYAVLYLIAEKLVAKSSQDGYLVGSRGSVGSSFVATMSNITEVNGLPPHYVCPKCKHSEFITDGSVSSGADLPEKNCPECGTEMRRDGHDIPFETFLGFNGDKEPDIDLNFSGEYQSVVHKYTEELFGKGHVFKAGTIGTVAEKTAYGYVKKYLSERNITVPQAEVERLTMGCTGIKRTTGQHPGGVMVVPSDNEIYNFTPVQHPANDNDTDIITTHFDYHSISGRLLKLDILGHDDPTVLRMLQDLTGVNPKKIPLGDPKVISLFTSPEALGVTEEELGCPVGTYGLPEFGTKFVRQMLLDTKPKSFSDLVRISGLSHGTNVWLNNAQYYIKEGYTTLSDCIACRDDIMMYLIGKELQPKDAFTIMEKVRKGKGLTEEREALMKEHDVPDWYIESCKKIKYMFPKGHAVAYVMMAMRIAYFKVYYPEAYYATYFTVRADEFDVDVIVKGEDSIKRKMDEIYAMGNNATQKDKGLLTILELSYEMYKRKIKFLPVDIYKSDAVKFLIEDSGIRIPINTLQGVGENAAQNIVSARERGEFISKEDLRTRAKVSKSVMEMLDEHGCLKGLPETNQLCLFA; from the coding sequence ATGAGAACTGATATTAAAAAGATTTTACAGCAGAATATAGATTGCAGCACTGATGGTGTCCTGGAGGACATAAAACTTCAAAAAGTACAGTATTTGAAAAAGAGCAACAAGCTCAATATAATAGTTAAATCTGTAAATGAACTCAATGATTCCATTCAATCCAGGATAAAGCAGCTTGTGTCAAAGCAGCTTGGATGCTTTCAAAATATTGATCTCATATGCTGCAAAGATATATCGAATGTATCCCTAAAGGATATTTGCGAAAATTATTGGATGGAAGTTGTAAATGTGGTATCTTCATATGTTCCGGTATGCAGACAGTTTTTGGCAAAGTCTTCAAGAACGGTAGATGACAGCTCTATAAATCTGTATAACGGCAATAGTTTCCTGTGCAGTTTTCTTCAGGACAAAAGCGTTGAAAATAAAATGAAAAAAATTATAAAGGATATATTCGGCATAGACTGCAGTGTTCATATTGTATATGATAAAACTCTCAGTAATGAAAATTTTTTAGATGAAAGTGAAGACAAGGAAAAAGATTATATAAAGTACCTGATGAAAAACAGAAAAGTTGTTTCTGCTCCGGAATCGAACAGTACACAGAAAGAGAAAAAATTAAAGTTTCAAAATGAAAAGAATGCTTCAAAATCCGCCAATGTAATATTTGGAAGGAATATAACGATATCACCTGTTGAAATAAAGTCGATAACAGAAGTCCAGGGTGTAGTTGCAATACAGGGAACCATATTCAAAAAGGAAATAATAGAGACCAAGATGGGAAGAAAAATAATTACATTTTACATAACGGATTATACAAGTTCAATTACTGTAAAATTTTTTCCGAGACCCAGGGATGCGGACAGAATAATTGAGGAGATAAAAGAAGGCCTCTACTGTATGGTAAGAGGTGAAACCGTAAATGATCCCTATGCAAGAGAACTGGTAATAATGGCAAAGGACATAGTAAAATCCATTAAGATAAAAAAACAGGACGATGCGGAGAAAAAGAGAGTGGAACTGCATCTGCACACACAGATGAGTGCCATGGATGCAGTAAGTTCTGCATCAAGTCTTATAGAAAGGGCGGCATCTTACGGACATAAAGCCATAGCTATAACGGACCATGGTGTAGTTCAGGCATATCCCGAGGCCATGGCTGCTGCCCAAAAGAACAATATAAAGGTCATATATGGCGTGGAAGCCTATCTTGTAGATGATGGAATACCAATTACTATAAATCCAGGAAAGAGAAGCTTGCAGGACACATATGTTGTATTTGATATTGAAACCACGGGGCTGTCCAGTATCAATGATAGGATAATAGAAATAGGTGCGGTAAAGATAAAAGACGGTAAGGTAATAGACAAATTCAGTGAATTTGTAAATCCGGGAATACCAATACCGATGAATATTGTAGAACTTACAAGCATTACAGATGAAATGGTAGAGAAGGCAGATGGAATAGGGAAAATACTCCCCGATTTTTTGGAGTTTGTAGGTGATGCTGTGGTTGTGGCCCATAATGCAAGCTTTGATACGGGATTTATAAAGAAAAACTGCAGGGATATGAATCTGGAATTCAACTGCCCTATTATGGATACGGTGGCATTGTGCAGATTCCTCATTCCAGAACTGAAGAAATTCAAATTGAATATAGTTGCCAAACATCTTGGAGTGTCTCTGGAAAATCACCATAGAGCCGTAGATGATGCAGGGGCGACGGCCCAAATACTCTTAAAGTGTTTTAAAATGCTGGAAGACAGGAATATATCGGATTTGGAAACACTTAATGAGGAATTCCTGAAAAATATAGATGTTAAAAAACAGCCTACATATCATCTCATAATACTTGTTAAAAATCAGGTGGGATTGAAAAATCTATACAAACTTGTTTCACTTTCCCATCTTGACTATTTTTTCAAAAGACCACGAATGCCGAAGAGTCTCATAATGAAATACAGGAAAGGACTTATAATAGGAGGAGCCTGTGAAGCAGGACAGGTATACAGGATGGTACTCAGCGGGAAAAGTGATGCTGAAATGGAGGATATTCTGAAATTTTACGACTATCTGGAAATACAGCCTATAGGGAACAATAAGTTCATGATTCAAAATGGAACTGTTAAGGATGATGACGAACTCATAAGAATAAACGAGAGAATATGCTCACTTGGAGAAAAGTACAATATACCTGTAATTGCTACAGGAGATGTACATTTCATGGATAAAAGGGATGAGGTGTTCAGGCGTATAATAATGGCCGGCCAGGGATTTTCCGATGCAGACAGTCAACCGCCGCTTTACTTCAGAACTACAGAAGAGATGCTCTCGGAATTTACATATTTAGGTGAGAAAAAGGCCATGGAAGTGGTTGTAGAAAACACAAACATGATTGCAGATATGATAGGTGATGTAAAGCCTATACCTGATGAGACATTTCCTCCTAAAATAGAAGGGGCGGAAGAGCAGATAAAGGAAATGACACTTAACAAGGTACACTCCATATATGGCGAAAAGTTACCTGACATAGTACAGAAAAGGCTGGATAAAGAGTTGAATTCAATAATAAACAATGGATATGCAGTTCTGTACCTCATTGCGGAAAAGCTTGTGGCCAAATCCTCACAGGATGGTTATCTGGTAGGATCAAGGGGATCGGTAGGATCTTCATTTGTAGCAACAATGTCAAATATTACTGAAGTAAACGGACTCCCACCCCATTATGTATGTCCAAAGTGCAAACACAGTGAATTTATTACGGATGGTTCCGTGAGCTCGGGAGCAGATCTTCCGGAGAAGAACTGCCCTGAATGCGGAACAGAAATGAGGCGTGACGGTCATGACATACCTTTTGAAACCTTTCTTGGATTCAATGGAGACAAGGAACCGGATATAGATCTGAATTTTTCCGGTGAATATCAATCAGTAGTTCACAAGTACACGGAAGAGCTATTTGGAAAGGGTCACGTTTTTAAAGCCGGAACAATTGGCACCGTAGCCGAGAAGACTGCCTACGGGTATGTGAAAAAGTACTTGTCTGAAAGAAATATAACAGTACCCCAGGCCGAGGTTGAGAGACTCACAATGGGATGTACAGGGATAAAGAGAACTACCGGGCAGCATCCTGGAGGGGTAATGGTAGTTCCAAGTGACAATGAAATATATAATTTTACACCAGTTCAACACCCTGCTAATGACAATGATACTGATATAATAACAACACACTTTGATTATCATTCTATAAGTGGAAGGCTGTTGAAGCTTGATATACTGGGCCACGATGATCCTACAGTACTCAGGATGCTTCAGGATTTGACCGGAGTTAATCCCAAAAAGATTCCACTTGGGGATCCTAAGGTAATAAGTCTTTTTACGTCACCGGAGGCACTTGGCGTTACAGAAGAGGAGCTCGGATGCCCTGTTGGAACTTACGGCCTGCCTGAATTTGGTACTAAATTTGTAAGACAGATGCTTCTGGATACAAAACCAAAGAGTTTTTCAGATCTTGTGAGAATATCTGGACTTTCACATGGTACCAATGTGTGGCTTAATAATGCGCAGTACTATATAAAGGAAGGGTATACAACTCTGAGTGACTGTATAGCCTGCAGAGACGATATAATGATGTATCTTATTGGAAAGGAACTTCAGCCCAAGGATGCTTTTACCATAATGGAGAAAGTGAGGAAGGGAAAAGGGCTTACAGAGGAGAGAGAGGCTCTTATGAAAGAGCACGATGTCCCGGATTGGTATATAGAATCCTGCAAGAAGATAAAATACATGTTCCCCAAAGGTCATGCAGTTGCCTATGTAATGATGGCAATGAGAATTGCATACTTCAAGGTGTACTATCCGGAAGCATATTATGCGACTTATTTTACTGTAAGGGCAGATGAATTTGATGTTGATGTAATTGTAAAAGGGGAGGATTCAATAAAGAGAAAGATGGATGAAATATATGCCATGGGTAATAATGCAACCCAGAAAGACAAGGGACTGCTAACTATTTTGGAGCTTTCATATGAGATGTACAAAAGAAAGATAAAATTTCTCCCGGTGGATATATACAAATCGGATGCTGTAAAATTTTTGATAGAGGACAGCGGCATAAGAATTCCCATAAATACACTTCAGGGTGTAGGTGAAAATGCAGCACAAAATATAGTGTCTGCCAGAGAGAGGGGAGAATTTATTTCAAAGGAGGATCTGAGAACGAGAGCCAAAGTTTCAAAGAGTGTAATGGAAATGCTGGATGAACATGGATGCCTCAAGGGACTTCCTGAAACAAACCAACTGTGCCTGTTTGCATAA
- the ispG gene encoding flavodoxin-dependent (E)-4-hydroxy-3-methylbut-2-enyl-diphosphate synthase translates to MKRSHTKKIKLGDVFVGENSDITVQSMTNTDTRDKKSTIDQILELEKAGCDIVRCAVPDMEACDALRDIVKASSIPVVADIHFDYRLALESIKNGVSALRINPGNIGDEHRVKEVAKSAKASGIPIRIGVNSGSLSKDILDKYGRVSSEALVESAMHHVSILENEDFHDIVISIKSSNVVQMIESYRSISKITDYPLHLGVTEAGTPFRGTIKSSVGIGTLLMEGIGDTIRVSLTGNPVKEVETGKEILKACGLLKKGIELISCPTCGRTQIDLIKIAEEVEERLSNVNKNIKVAVMGCVVNGPGEAAEADIGIAGGNSMGLIFKNGRIIKKVSEDNLVEALMEEIENM, encoded by the coding sequence ATGAAAAGATCACATACAAAAAAGATAAAATTGGGAGATGTATTTGTAGGGGAGAATTCTGATATAACGGTTCAATCCATGACAAATACGGATACGAGAGATAAAAAAAGCACCATAGATCAGATACTGGAACTGGAAAAGGCAGGATGCGATATTGTAAGATGTGCCGTACCGGATATGGAAGCCTGTGATGCTTTAAGGGATATTGTAAAAGCTTCCAGTATACCTGTAGTTGCAGATATACATTTTGACTACAGGCTGGCACTTGAATCAATAAAAAACGGAGTATCGGCTCTTAGAATAAATCCAGGAAACATAGGAGACGAACATAGAGTAAAGGAAGTTGCAAAAAGTGCGAAGGCCTCGGGAATACCTATACGAATAGGGGTAAATTCGGGTTCCCTGAGCAAGGATATACTAGATAAATATGGAAGAGTTTCATCTGAAGCACTTGTTGAAAGTGCAATGCATCATGTTTCCATACTGGAAAATGAGGATTTTCACGATATAGTGATATCTATAAAGTCTTCAAATGTCGTCCAGATGATTGAAAGTTACAGAAGTATATCAAAAATTACGGATTATCCTCTCCATCTTGGAGTGACTGAGGCAGGTACTCCATTTAGAGGTACAATAAAATCCAGTGTGGGAATAGGCACGCTTCTAATGGAGGGAATAGGAGACACTATAAGAGTTTCACTTACAGGAAATCCGGTAAAGGAAGTTGAGACCGGAAAGGAAATTTTAAAAGCCTGTGGACTTTTGAAGAAGGGAATTGAACTTATATCGTGTCCGACCTGCGGCAGGACACAAATTGATCTCATAAAGATAGCAGAGGAAGTAGAAGAGCGCCTTTCCAATGTGAATAAAAACATTAAAGTTGCAGTTATGGGATGCGTGGTAAATGGACCTGGAGAAGCAGCAGAAGCAGATATTGGAATTGCTGGAGGAAATAGTATGGGACTTATATTTAAAAATGGCAGGATTATAAAAAAGGTGAGTGAAGACAATCTGGTTGAAGCACTCATGGAGGAAATTGAAAATATGTAG
- the rseP gene encoding RIP metalloprotease RseP, with the protein MYIIAAILAFGLLILIHELGHFTLAKINGVKVEEFAIGMGPQLVGIKGKETKYSIKLLPIGGYVKMLGEEGDSADPRAFNNKSPIRKLSIVAAGPIMNLLLGIVLFAVIASQKGYWAPIIDKTIANKPAQEVGLKAGDRIIKANNSKILTWEDFLTEVYMNGQNPVNIVYKRGDATKQVVVKPVFDKSENRYMIGAYGKQILNPGIGQSVYYGVIETRSLINQTIAFFKTLFMGKANMDNVGGPVTIIKMSGAAAKAGIFTLLAFCAYISIQLAIFNIIPFPALDGGYIFLFIFEIITGKKVDQNKVGVINYVGFAILMILMVLVTVKDVLHPVQF; encoded by the coding sequence TTGTATATAATTGCAGCTATACTGGCTTTTGGACTGTTGATTTTGATTCATGAATTGGGACATTTTACACTTGCTAAAATAAATGGAGTGAAAGTTGAGGAATTTGCCATAGGCATGGGACCACAGCTTGTTGGAATAAAAGGAAAGGAAACCAAATATTCCATCAAACTGCTTCCCATAGGAGGATATGTAAAAATGCTTGGTGAAGAAGGGGATAGTGCAGACCCGAGAGCTTTCAACAATAAAAGCCCCATTAGAAAACTCAGCATTGTAGCTGCCGGACCTATAATGAACCTTTTGCTGGGAATAGTTCTATTTGCCGTTATAGCATCACAAAAAGGATACTGGGCACCGATAATAGACAAGACGATTGCAAACAAACCAGCTCAAGAAGTAGGACTAAAAGCCGGAGACAGGATAATAAAGGCCAATAATTCTAAAATTCTCACCTGGGAAGACTTTCTGACAGAAGTGTATATGAATGGGCAGAATCCAGTAAATATAGTTTACAAAAGAGGGGATGCAACCAAACAGGTTGTGGTAAAACCTGTATTTGACAAATCTGAAAACAGGTATATGATTGGAGCCTATGGAAAACAGATTTTAAATCCGGGTATAGGACAGTCTGTATATTATGGAGTTATAGAAACGAGGTCTCTAATAAATCAAACAATTGCTTTTTTTAAGACATTGTTTATGGGAAAAGCCAATATGGATAATGTAGGTGGCCCTGTAACCATAATAAAAATGTCGGGTGCTGCTGCAAAAGCGGGAATATTTACATTGCTGGCCTTTTGTGCTTATATAAGCATCCAGCTTGCAATATTTAATATAATACCATTCCCTGCGCTGGACGGAGGTTATATATTTTTATTTATATTTGAAATAATAACAGGAAAAAAAGTCGACCAGAATAAAGTTGGAGTAATTAATTATGTAGGATTTGCCATATTGATGATTCTGATGGTTCTTGTGACGGTAAAGGATGTGCTGCATCCTGTTCAGTTTTAA